The Endozoicomonas sp. 4G DNA segment TTGTTAATTTTGACAAACGGTGATTCTTCGGCGCAAGACGAAGCGCTGCCTCGAATGATGGAACAAATGGACAGGCTCAACGCCGAAAGCCAATCCGCTATGACGGCTATTGAGATGTCACAGAAAGAGCAAACACTTGTGGATGATTTAAAAAACAAATGCCAACGAGCGATTCAACTGGCCTTCGGTCATTATCTGTATGAATTGACACATTCGAAAGGCGGTGGCTTAACCTATTGTTGGGGCGATGCACTCTTCTGGGGAAAGAACGAATCAGGCAACTATGGCGTTCATGATCCCTCCTCACCAGAAGAGCTGTATGGCCTGTTGACTACGACAAATAGCTCTCATTTCTTTCAGGACTCTGTTAGAAATGCAGACTTACGACAGGTACTCGGCGTCGGTAATGCCCTGATACTCACATCCGGGGAGATAACAGAAATTTTCGAAGAGTTTTTGGGCAGCGTGAATTTGAATTCGATTTGTGAGTCGTTGGGTGTGTAGTGCAACATTTCAATAAAATTGAAACTAGCGGATCACTCTTTATTACCCTTCTTTCTTTTCACATTCGATGATGGCTGGTCAGACGCTTTCCTTTTGGGTCTTTTGGGTCTCTGGTCGGGTGGCAGGTGAGTCTGTTTGTGCACTTTCAGATGGCCCGCGTGACCAGTGCTGTAATTGCAACCCTCATGGTCACACTGGTGCACCTTGGGTCTCTCTGGCCTCTTGGGTCTCTGGTCGGCAGGCAGGTGGGTCTGTTTGTGCATCCTCAAATTACCTGTGTTGTAGGTGTTGTAGTTGCAACCCTCATGGTCGCACTGGTGCACCTTGGGTCTCTCTGGCCTCTTGGGTCTCTGGTCGGCAGGCAGGTGGGTCTGTTTATGCGTTTTCAGATTGCCCATCAGATCGGTACTGTAGTTGCAGCCCTCATGATCACACTGGTGCACCTTGAGTCTCTGGTCGGCAGGCAGATGGATCTGTTTATGCGTTTTCAAATTGCTCATGTAAGGGCTGCTGAAGTTGCAGCCTTCATGGTCACACTGGTGCACCTTGAGCCTCACTCGTCTCTTGGGTCTCTGGTCGGCAGGCAGGTGGATCTGTTGGTGTTTTTTCAGATAGCCCTTATCGTCAGTGCTGTAGTTGCAGCCCTCATAGTCACACTGGTGTACCCTGGCTCTCTGGTCGGCAGGCAAGTGGGTCTTTTTGTGCTTTTTCAGATCGCCCACTCGGTAAGCACTGTAGTCGCAGCCCTCGTGGTCACACGGGTGCGCCTTGGGTCTCTGGTCGGCAGGCAGGTGGATCTGTTTGTGCACTTTCAGATTGCCCATCAGATCGGTACTGTAGTTGCAGCCCTCATGATCACAATGGTGCACCTTGAGCCTCTTGGGTCTCTGGTCGGCGGGCAGGTGGTTCTCTGCCTCTGACTTAGTGGATATTTCACTGTTTGAAATGGACTCCTGCTCAATCATTTTCAGTCTCAGGGCCGAACAATACTGACTGATTTTGTTTAATGCTCGGAAAGGGTCAGTTGTCGTGTTTGCACAATGAACACCCGTTTCGGTATCAGCTTCGTCTTCCTCTTCGTTTGAACGGTTGTCGCTGCTTTCATCAGAGCTGCTTTCATCAGAGCTGCTTTCATCAGAGTTGCCGCTGTCTTCACCGCCAGAACCCTCATCAGGGGTTGCCCGAGTGTTAGCTTCGATGCCAGGGTCAATAGAAAAGCAATAGCGAGTGGGTGGGATATTTCCGAAGGACGAGACTTCAACAAAGAGCTTCGGGGTGTTGATAAGCACCTTACCGACAGCCAAAGCGAAGAGCAAAGGCACATTTCTTTCCTGAGCGTGGCTTTCATGAGAACAATGCACAGAAAAGACCATGATCAAGGTCAACATCAATGGTTTTTTGGATAGCAAGGCCTGGCTTCCCGGTCATTGAAATGTTTATTGGGAAATCAGGTTAGTAAAGATCTGGAAAGAAGCCGCTGTTTTTTTTGAGGCAGGCTCCTGAGAGGCTGTATGGATATCAAGGCTTAACTGCACCAGCCATAGAACTTTCTTCCTGTCTGAAGGTCATAGCATTAAACAATTTCAATGCAGTCCTTCAGGTAACAGGAGAGAGATTGGCTATGGATGGTCAGATTGGTGGGAACACAAACAAACCCAGAGGTGAGCATGACCCCCTTGATAGTGGTGTGCCAACCAAGCGAGCAAGGCTGGATTTATCAGCAAAGGAGAAGGCAAAGGGGAAGGCAAAGAAAGTAGAAGCCTGCTCTGAAGACATGTCCAACCTGAAGCTATCGCCATCTTCAGTGGCGCCCCCTGATAAAAAGAGAACCGTATCCTCAACGGATTCCTCACGCCCAAAAAAACCACATGCCTTCGATTTCCGTTTTGTCGCCAGTGATGATGAGGTTCGACAGCTTTTAGCGGCCCGGACCTGCGATGAACATCAGGATGTCGCTGTTATTTCCCACCCCGATGACCTCTCACAAGCCAACCTGCTGAGCCGGTTGAGCATTAGTGAAGAGGGTCAGCACACTCTGCGTTCAGGCAAGCTGTTTGAAGGCTCACAACCACTGACTCTGGTGATGGATATCCGCAAACTCACCAGCGCGGAGCTGCCAAAATTCAACGATCTGCTGGATCCCGATAATCCCTGTTTATACGACAAAGTCAGCCAGGAAAAACGCCCTCTGGGCGAGCACGTTACCCTGTTGGTTCTGGCAGATCCTGAACAATTGAGATCGGTTGGCCGACGTGACGAGGCACCGGGCGCTGATTTCTGGCGGCGAATTAACCGACCGGGAAATACCTGGCAGTTCCAGGCTCAAACGAGCAATGACCAAACGGGCAGTGACCCATCAATAGACGCGATGCTCCCGGTATTGCCTGAATTCCCCGGTGCCGAAACTGTTATGGACGACGACAATACCGTTATTATTGACTGCCACTTGCACAGTCATTGGCGGCAGCTACTGCTGGGCGGCCCCGGAGTGGACCAACAGGGACGAATCCGGCACATCCCCGGCAGGCTTGAACAATTGACAGCCGGACAACGAGTGGTTCTGAAAGGCGCTGACTGGCAGAACCTGAACTTTGAACAGACCATTCGACAAATGCTGGCGCAACAGTGCTTTGAGAGCAATGGGGAAGTCTGCCAGTTACCCGACGATGTTCAGTTTTATCAGATGTCGGTAGGCAGTGACGAGCTGCATTCACTGTTCCAAAGCCTCCCTAAAGAGCACGCACCAGAAAAACCGATCATCATTAACCAGAGCAATATCTCAGAATGGCTGAACACGATTGCCATTGCCCCGGAGGGCCATGTAACCCCTAACACCCGCCTGTTGGAACAAGTTCGGGCGGGGGGGACGATCACCGTCACCTCTCCCCTCACTGAGGCGCTCTGGTTTCGTTTGCTGGGTTCACTGCAGATGATTTTTGAGGCAAGCGGCCTGGAGCCCCGACTCAAGGTAGTACATACACGACAGCAGCCCGAAGCCCTGGGATTGTCAGAAAACGATGGGCAGCTTCGGGCTAACCCGCAGGAAAAGGCCAGAAGTCACGCCACCTTTAAAACCGTCATTTATCAGCAACATAGCCAGGCCAGCCACTGGATCAATGATCGTCCGAATGCACCTCTGGTTATTCAAGTTAATGAACAGACCAGCTTCAGCCAGCTATTTGATAATATCCATATCACCTCAGAACAAAAGGCCCATTTTGGCCGGGATCAGAGTGATTTGCAGAAGGCATTAGCCGCTGGCAAACCGGTGGTATTGCTGGGACTGGAGCAAAATCCAACCCTTGCACAGCTGCTGGAACCTCTGTTGATTGGCCAACCCCTGTTGGTGAATGGCCAATTACAGGATTACCCGAACGCTCATGTGACAATACTCTGGCCTGAGTCTGTGAAAAGCCCATCGCCAGTATTGTGTTCGATGGTGGCCACGGGTAGCCCCTGCCCCAAGGTCGATATCTGGGGTATTAACGCCTTCAGGCATGGTATCCCCCGTAGTGAGCTGCCAAAACAGGCACTTAATGAACTTTACGAAGCCTTTAAAACCGTACCCGCCAACCTTTGTGACCCTCTACCTGAAATAACTGAAAGGGTGTTGAACAACCTGATACTGACGGCCCGGCGAGCACAACAGGTTGACCAGTCCCCACAGCTTTTACCCTGCCACTGGCGCAAAGCCATCAATAGCGTTATCACCCATGGCACCCGGCAGCATTCAGCGGTGCGGGATTTTATGAAAGTAGCCTGTTGGCAGTTATTGCCGGATGCTCATAAAAAGCCGGATGCTTATAAGACGCCGGATGCTCATAGAAAGCCACATCAAACCTGCTCGGTAGACCCGGACCGGTTAAATGATGTCATCAATAGCGCCCTACCGTTGGATAGAGAGTTTGTGAAGCAGAACCTATGGTCACTGGCCAGAGCCTGTGACCCGGCACTATTCAAGAGTGCCCGACTGGCAGGACTAGCACTGTCCTATGAAAAACCATTTTCGTGGCTGCATGAAGAAGACTTCCTGGGCAGGCTCTGCGCTATCATCGTGGCTCATAGGCCTGAACAACAGCAGGCCATGGCGAATCAGTTGGCAATTGATCTGAAGACCGCAGAGCCCTACCAATCCCTGGCCATCAGGCCAGCAAGACGGATTAAACGTTTACAGGATGCACTGGCTTCTGGCTGGCAGTTAACTTTACCACCAGGGCAGACCCGATCCGATACGCTTCATACGCTGGCTGCCGATTGTTTTCAAATTGCCAGAACAACAACGTCTAAAACAGAAGGCATTGAACGTATAAAACATCGACTGTCTGAATCACTGTCGTGGACGGGTTCTACTGATATGCCTTTGTCAGCATTGGCTGACGATCTTTATCATGGCGAAATCGATCAGAAGGATCGTGAAAGCCGTCGATTATCCCGACTCCATGATCGGCTTACGGACTCTCCCGTGATCTTCCTGCAGGGGGAAACCGGCACCGGGAAAAGTTACTTTTCCGCCAAAATGGCGAAGGCTTCAGGCCAGGCTGCGGTGCTGTCCCTGGGCCCTTCTGACAGCGAACAAACCCTGATGAAACGCTGGCAGTGGCGGCAGCACCCCGATGGCGACCGCTCTATGATGCAACAAGACCGCGCGCTGATGAAATGGGCCGGGGCCCGATCCGATAAAGACGATGAATACCTTACCCTGGTGCTGGATGAAGCCAACCTGACCCAAACCGGATTACTGGCGTCCCTGAATGGTTTATGGGAACCGGAACCCTGCATCTATGTGAATGGCCAGCCCGTCTCGGTCAGCAAAAAACACCGGGTGATTCTTACCGGTAACCCGGATCATTACGCCGGGCGCCAGCTGGACCCGGCCCTGAAAGAAAAACTGCCCAAAACTTACTACCCCCGTTTGGAGCAGGCTTTCCTGAGCGACAGGGTGGTGGAACCGGCCCTGGTCCATCAGTTACAACAGCGTCTGCCGGAGTCTCATCCAATAAACGACATTGCCCACAGTGCCACCAAAAGTGTCATGGCACTGTGGCAATTTTATCAGGAACTGTTGCCGGAGCATGAGTTTACACCCAGGGATTTAACCGATATCTGCAGTTGGGCAGGCTGGTATCTGGATCATTCGTTATCCAAGGGTGACACGCTGACCTGTCGGCAAATGCACGGTTTGATCCATCACAGTTTTCGGGATGTATTGGGACCCGAAATCACCGAGGCTTATCAGGATGCCCTGTCGGCACTGGACATCTGGTTTGCTGCCCGTTACCAGCCGGACAACACCCTGAGCGACAAAGTTCATAACCAGACCCTGCCAGATATTCAGCAGACGTTCAGGGCAGTCACCAAAGGCACCCAACCAGACTTTGATACCTCCGGATCGGCAGTCTGTCAGCTGGCGCAATGGCTGGCACAGGATTTAAGTCGGTGTCAGCAGGCTTATCATACCGGCATAAAACACCGGGGCCGTCAGGCGACGCTGATTGAAGGTCCCGCCGGACGGGGTAAAGATGCGACGCTGAATCTGCTGATTAAAACCTTCCAAAAGCAGGCTAAACGACAAGGACAGTCCATGCCAAAGGTCTTTCAGCTGAATGCCTGTGACTGTTCCTGGAACGAAATCTGTGAAAAGATCCAAGAGGCAAAATTGCATGGCGGCATCGTGGTCATTTCGGAAATGAATCTGATCGACAGCCAGCATCTTGAAGGCGAGTTAAACGATATTCTGGCAGGTGACGCCCATTCGGGTTTCCACCTGTTTGCCACCATCAACCCGCCTGAGTACAGCGGTCGAAAGCCGTTATCACCAGCGCTGAAAGGGCGTTTTCGACATTTACCCATCCGCCAGTACAACCTGACAGAGTTGCAGGCCATTGCTGAGCAAGCCATTGACAAGCAGGCCCTTGATAAGCAGGCCCTTGATAAAAAAGCCTTGCCGCAGGACCTGAATGTGAAAACCCTGGCTGAAAAGCTGGCTCAGTTACATTGTCGATTGAGGGCTTATCTGGAAAAGAAAAAACTGCCATTGCGGCCAACCAGTCGTGATTTGCAGGATGTCGCCAAGGCTGTTATCAGAAGGCGCGACTTTACCAAACAAGGACTTTATCAATGTCTCAAACAACACTACCGGCTTTACCTGATGGCCGCCGACTTGCCGCTGGAGAAACTGCCCGATTCATCGACTCTTACCATAGGCAGAGGAGCGTTTGAAGCCAAACTGTGCGATTGGTTCAACCAAAGGGTATCGGGCATTGATCGTCCGTGGTTGATATGAGGCAGTCATTTCAACGGCATTGATGAAAAAAACCATGAAATTCGTATCAAGTTATGTCCGACTGAGCAGGAAACCAGAACGGAAATCATCAGGATGGTGGCTCAGGCAAAGTGGCTGGCATCCGGCCTTTCCCTGAAGCCTGATCAGTCGGACGACATTCTTACCAGGGGACTGTATCGATACTGGCAGCAAAGCTGGTTTGGCCGTGTGTTTGGTGCAACGGGCGTAGATGCTAACAGCGTATTTCCCATGACGGAAGAAGAGCAGCAAACGCTGAAAGAACCGGCTTCTCAGCCTTATCTTCAGGAAGCTGATCGGCAGATAGGCGAATGGGACGCCAATGTCGTGCAATACTGGCCTGCGTTCTGGTCTCAGATCAGTGATCTGCCAAACCAGCTGGTGGAGGATTTTATTAACGAAGCATCAGCGACTGGCAGTGATATCGCCATTGAACAGAGAATACCTGAAGCTCCAGAGATACAGGACGTGGTATTGAACCATGAAACAGACTATGAGTGTCCGGAGCTGCTTAACGAAACATCAGCGACTGGCAGTGATATCGCCATTCAACAGAGCATAACTGAAGCTCCAGAGATACAGGGCGGGGTATTGAACCATGAAACGAACTATAAGTATCTGAAGCTGCTTTGCGAAACATCAGCGATTAGCAATGATATCGCCATTCAACAGAGCATAACTGAAGTTCCAGAGGCACAGGACGGGGTATTGGACCATGACACGAACTTTGAGTGTCTGGAGCGGCCAAAAAAAGACCTCCACAGATGTTTTAATACGTTGTCCCCTTCTCCCTTGATGTATCGTATGTGGGTACAAGATATTCATGTGTCTGCTGAGGGCGATGTCATATTCACCAATATCAACGATCAACACATTAAGGGGGTCGAAACCCTTATACCGGACCGGTTACCAGGCAGTGATCGGCCAGTGATATTAGCCAGCAATCAAACGCTGGCAAGCCTGAACCTGTTTACGGGTCAGGCTCGATATGAATTACCCAGCCTGACGCCTGACGACTGTATCGTGGCCATGCGCCTGGAACCCGAACGGCGATTTAAGCTGGTCAGGGGTCAATATACCGGTCTTCATACACTGTTTATTCAAGAAGCCAACGCCGGAGAGAGTATTCTGGTTACCTATGTCGTAGAGTCCAGAAAACCAGGCAAAAAAACGTCCGCCACAGGAACCCCACCCCATCGGTCAACACACTTTGACGTCCATTGTTCAGAAGGTATAAAAGCAGTGATGAACGAACTGTTTGAGAAATACCCGCCAGAACTACAAGCGCCTTTACAGGCCATAGAAAAGGCTAAAGACAACCGGCAACGAATCAAGGCAATCACAAACTATTGCCGAGCGTTTTCCGGTAAGACGCAACCGGAGATTGGTAAAAATTTCTTTCAATTCCTCGTCACACAGCGGCAAGGGAGGTGTTGTCATCGTGTGCCTGTTTTTATCGCTTTTTGTCGTTATTTTGGGATTCCAAGCCGGAAAGTCGATAGCTCTATCCACACCTTTGCCGAGTATTCCCTGAATGGAGGACACTCCTGGGTGTCAGTGGATTTGGGCGGGGCGCACAGACTGAAAACAGAAATCAAACCCCGCTTCCAGACCATCAGCAAGGTCAGTGGTTCCAGGCTTGATGCAAAGAGGATTAAAGATCTTCTGAAAGGGGCTAATTTAGCGCAACAGCAAACTCTGGCCAAAGCCTGTGGCATAAGCCTTGAGAAACTCATCAAAGCCCTTGAGACAAACAGAGCACTGCCGGTCATTAATCTAAATGCTGCCGAAGTGGTAAAGAAACTTTGGGAAGAAAAAACCTTAACTGCTTTTTCCATGGGCACCTCAATAATAACGTCGCTCGATACAAAAGCATTGGGCGATCCTGAGAAGAAATTGGTCAGTGTTGAGTCCGTTGGCTCTCAGTATATCCGACGACCGATGTCAGAGGCAGTCCAACACATATTGTCAAAAAGCGATAAAGATCAGGTCACTGAACTACTCAAGTCACTGCATTCTAAAATGGTTGTTCAGGCCGGAGTCAGCCGTTACAAGTGGTTGACGTCCATGGTGTACACACTGGCAGAAAGTGACCTGACCCCGCAGGTTATTCAACTTGCCTATGAAGCCCTGGTGTTCGGTTGGCTGGATCCGGTGCCGAGCTATGAGGACAAGATGGTTATGCAGGCCGATGGACATCATCGTCTATTAGTCCGTCTGGCAGGTGTCGACGAACTGAAGGTTGAGGCCACCCATTGCCTGAAAAAGTGGTATGAGGAATTATTGCCCAGAGAAAAAAATAGCCAGCTATGGGAGTTAGCTTATAAAAGGTTCCAAAAGAAAAAAGGTGGTATCGATACCTTTTTCATCACCGATGGTCATTATGGGCTTTCGAGACACCTGGAAGGTATGATTGATAACCCATCGGTAAAGCCCATCTGGACGGACGAACCTGATGGCACTCCGAATATAGAGCGGATGCTGGTGCACAATCCTGCATTTGTGCAATTAGTTTCTGGCAAAGCAAAGCACCGTCCAGTGATTATCCTGGGGCAACCTTCCTGGAAAGACACAGTGATTGAAGAAAAGACCAAAGCCCTGTTTCAACTATGCGCTGCTAACAGTCCACAACTGCAACGGTTGTTGGAAAAAGGCAATGAATATAAAGCATTAATTGAACAACGCAGCAGGGATCTGCGAACACTGAATGACAGCAAAACGAGTCTTGCGCAATGGATAAGAGGTCACGGCAGAGAAGAGGGTCATCGCCGATATCAGGCCCTGGAAAATGAATACAGGAAAAAAAATAAAGAGATCGAAAACCGCTACCAAACTGGTCTAAAGCGCCTTAAGCTGTCGTCTGAGGAGCAAAAACCACTGGATGATTTAAAAAAGAAATGCGAAATAGCCATTCAGCAGGCCTTCAGTCATTACCTGTATGAAGTAACACACTCGAAAGGGGGTCGCCTGACGTATTGTTGGGCCAATGCTGCCTTCCGGCCGAGTATTGGTTATAACAACTATGGCGCCCATGACCCATCCTCACCAAAAGAGCTGTATGCCATGATGTCGGTGATTGCTAGCAATCTCCAGTTTCAGAAAGCTGTTGAAGATGACGACTTGCGCCAGGCACACAATGCCAGTCAAGCTCTGGTGCTGAAAACCAATGAGCTGACAACCATTGCCGATGAGTTTGTGAACAGTGTGGATTTGAATTCGCTCTGTGAGTCGTTGGATGTCTAGTACACCCACCCTTCGTCCATGCTTGACGTCCCTTCAGGCTCATTTTGGGATTAGAAAATACTTTAATCACAGTGCTGCTATCAAGAAACCGCCTATTAACATGCTCCAAAAATAGAGTGATGGCTTGCCAATGCATCATGATGCACTATTATCATATTCATGATGCATCACACTGAAAAAGAAAAAGGGGTTAAATCATGAGAACGACAGTGGATCTGGAACCGGGTTTGCTTGCCCAGCTCAAAGAGCAAGCCGCCAGAGAGCGCACAACCGTGAGCCAGTTGGCAAACCAGCTCATTCGCATGGCTATTGCCACACAGCAGAATAAACCGGGGCATGTGCCTTTCCAGTGGTATGTGGCAAAAAATAGCAAACCTGCCGATGGTTTTGATCCATCGGATCGTAGCTATCTTGATGACCTGGTTTAATGCTTGATGAAGCTGATTGATACTAATATTCTTGTCTACGCCAGCATTCCCCTTTTTGATGAGCATGAGGTGGCCAAGACGCTCCTGGAGCAGGTTGCCTCGCAGAAAACCCGCCACTGCATTACCTGGATCAATATGTTTGAATATCTGAGGGTGGTCACCCATCCAAAGTTAATCAGGCCGAAGCCACTGGGTATTGAGCAAGCACTTGCCAATATAAGGAACCTTCTTGGTCAGCCAGCTGTATCCCGGATTGATCCGGGTCCTGACCATTTGCTGTATTTTGCAGAAATTATCCAACAAGTGGCGCCTGTCAGAGGTAACTTTGTTCACGATTGTCGTATTGCAGCAGTTATGAAAGAGCACAGCGTTCGTGAGATTATTACCCGGGATAACGACTTTAGAAAAATCCCTGGTTTTTCTGTGACTAACCCTTTTGATTGATGAGGTAACTTCAACCCCCGTATTAAGGAATAGTCCCTGAATAATTTCCACATTTCGCAGTCTCCAAACTCCATTCGCTCAGAGCTTGTCTAAGTGCGTCAACTCTGAAGTGTGATAGATTGTGCCAGTTACGGCTCTGCCTGCCGCTATCTGCCACCCGAAACCGCCGACGTAAAAATGGTGTACTGGTCATAGAACTTTCCTGCTGTCCGAGGGTCATACCATTAAACAATTTCAATGCAGTCCTTCAGGTAACAGGAGAGAGATT contains these protein-coding regions:
- a CDS encoding TA system VapC family ribonuclease toxin codes for the protein MKLIDTNILVYASIPLFDEHEVAKTLLEQVASQKTRHCITWINMFEYLRVVTHPKLIRPKPLGIEQALANIRNLLGQPAVSRIDPGPDHLLYFAEIIQQVAPVRGNFVHDCRIAAVMKEHSVREIITRDNDFRKIPGFSVTNPFD
- a CDS encoding transglutaminase-like domain-containing protein: MVAQAKWLASGLSLKPDQSDDILTRGLYRYWQQSWFGRVFGATGVDANSVFPMTEEEQQTLKEPASQPYLQEADRQIGEWDANVVQYWPAFWSQISDLPNQLVEDFINEASATGSDIAIEQRIPEAPEIQDVVLNHETDYECPELLNETSATGSDIAIQQSITEAPEIQGGVLNHETNYKYLKLLCETSAISNDIAIQQSITEVPEAQDGVLDHDTNFECLERPKKDLHRCFNTLSPSPLMYRMWVQDIHVSAEGDVIFTNINDQHIKGVETLIPDRLPGSDRPVILASNQTLASLNLFTGQARYELPSLTPDDCIVAMRLEPERRFKLVRGQYTGLHTLFIQEANAGESILVTYVVESRKPGKKTSATGTPPHRSTHFDVHCSEGIKAVMNELFEKYPPELQAPLQAIEKAKDNRQRIKAITNYCRAFSGKTQPEIGKNFFQFLVTQRQGRCCHRVPVFIAFCRYFGIPSRKVDSSIHTFAEYSLNGGHSWVSVDLGGAHRLKTEIKPRFQTISKVSGSRLDAKRIKDLLKGANLAQQQTLAKACGISLEKLIKALETNRALPVINLNAAEVVKKLWEEKTLTAFSMGTSIITSLDTKALGDPEKKLVSVESVGSQYIRRPMSEAVQHILSKSDKDQVTELLKSLHSKMVVQAGVSRYKWLTSMVYTLAESDLTPQVIQLAYEALVFGWLDPVPSYEDKMVMQADGHHRLLVRLAGVDELKVEATHCLKKWYEELLPREKNSQLWELAYKRFQKKKGGIDTFFITDGHYGLSRHLEGMIDNPSVKPIWTDEPDGTPNIERMLVHNPAFVQLVSGKAKHRPVIILGQPSWKDTVIEEKTKALFQLCAANSPQLQRLLEKGNEYKALIEQRSRDLRTLNDSKTSLAQWIRGHGREEGHRRYQALENEYRKKNKEIENRYQTGLKRLKLSSEEQKPLDDLKKKCEIAIQQAFSHYLYEVTHSKGGRLTYCWANAAFRPSIGYNNYGAHDPSSPKELYAMMSVIASNLQFQKAVEDDDLRQAHNASQALVLKTNELTTIADEFVNSVDLNSLCESLDV
- a CDS encoding AAA family ATPase — protein: MDGQIGGNTNKPRGEHDPLDSGVPTKRARLDLSAKEKAKGKAKKVEACSEDMSNLKLSPSSVAPPDKKRTVSSTDSSRPKKPHAFDFRFVASDDEVRQLLAARTCDEHQDVAVISHPDDLSQANLLSRLSISEEGQHTLRSGKLFEGSQPLTLVMDIRKLTSAELPKFNDLLDPDNPCLYDKVSQEKRPLGEHVTLLVLADPEQLRSVGRRDEAPGADFWRRINRPGNTWQFQAQTSNDQTGSDPSIDAMLPVLPEFPGAETVMDDDNTVIIDCHLHSHWRQLLLGGPGVDQQGRIRHIPGRLEQLTAGQRVVLKGADWQNLNFEQTIRQMLAQQCFESNGEVCQLPDDVQFYQMSVGSDELHSLFQSLPKEHAPEKPIIINQSNISEWLNTIAIAPEGHVTPNTRLLEQVRAGGTITVTSPLTEALWFRLLGSLQMIFEASGLEPRLKVVHTRQQPEALGLSENDGQLRANPQEKARSHATFKTVIYQQHSQASHWINDRPNAPLVIQVNEQTSFSQLFDNIHITSEQKAHFGRDQSDLQKALAAGKPVVLLGLEQNPTLAQLLEPLLIGQPLLVNGQLQDYPNAHVTILWPESVKSPSPVLCSMVATGSPCPKVDIWGINAFRHGIPRSELPKQALNELYEAFKTVPANLCDPLPEITERVLNNLILTARRAQQVDQSPQLLPCHWRKAINSVITHGTRQHSAVRDFMKVACWQLLPDAHKKPDAYKTPDAHRKPHQTCSVDPDRLNDVINSALPLDREFVKQNLWSLARACDPALFKSARLAGLALSYEKPFSWLHEEDFLGRLCAIIVAHRPEQQQAMANQLAIDLKTAEPYQSLAIRPARRIKRLQDALASGWQLTLPPGQTRSDTLHTLAADCFQIARTTTSKTEGIERIKHRLSESLSWTGSTDMPLSALADDLYHGEIDQKDRESRRLSRLHDRLTDSPVIFLQGETGTGKSYFSAKMAKASGQAAVLSLGPSDSEQTLMKRWQWRQHPDGDRSMMQQDRALMKWAGARSDKDDEYLTLVLDEANLTQTGLLASLNGLWEPEPCIYVNGQPVSVSKKHRVILTGNPDHYAGRQLDPALKEKLPKTYYPRLEQAFLSDRVVEPALVHQLQQRLPESHPINDIAHSATKSVMALWQFYQELLPEHEFTPRDLTDICSWAGWYLDHSLSKGDTLTCRQMHGLIHHSFRDVLGPEITEAYQDALSALDIWFAARYQPDNTLSDKVHNQTLPDIQQTFRAVTKGTQPDFDTSGSAVCQLAQWLAQDLSRCQQAYHTGIKHRGRQATLIEGPAGRGKDATLNLLIKTFQKQAKRQGQSMPKVFQLNACDCSWNEICEKIQEAKLHGGIVVISEMNLIDSQHLEGELNDILAGDAHSGFHLFATINPPEYSGRKPLSPALKGRFRHLPIRQYNLTELQAIAEQAIDKQALDKQALDKKALPQDLNVKTLAEKLAQLHCRLRAYLEKKKLPLRPTSRDLQDVAKAVIRRRDFTKQGLYQCLKQHYRLYLMAADLPLEKLPDSSTLTIGRGAFEAKLCDWFNQRVSGIDRPWLI